The following are from one region of the Girardinichthys multiradiatus isolate DD_20200921_A chromosome 9, DD_fGirMul_XY1, whole genome shotgun sequence genome:
- the sft2d2a gene encoding SFT2 domain containing 2a, producing the protein MDQLKSVLSGEESRREDRNILQSVNEASTLGWGTRIKGFIACFVVGAACTVVGVCMLFLPKVGLTLFIVFYTFGNICALCSTMFLMGPVKQLKRMCDKTRALATTLMLTCLVLTLCAAFWWKNFGLALLFCILQILSFSWYSLSYIPCVREAILKGVALCIK; encoded by the exons ATGGATCAATTAAAATCGGTCCTAAGCGGCGAAGAGTCGCGACGGGAGGACCGCAACATATTACAG TCTGTGAATGAAGCCTCCACGTTAGGCTGGGGAACACGCATAAAAGGATTCATCGCCTGTTTCGTTGTGGGAGCTGCGTGTACAGTTGTG GGAGTGTGCATGCTGTTCTTGCCCAAGGTTGGTCTCACTCTCTTCATTGTCTTCTACACATTTGGAAACATTTGTGCTCTTTGCAG CACAATGTTTCTGATGGGCCCGGTGAAGCAGCTGAAGAGGATGTGTGATAAAACAAGAGCACTGGCCACCACTCTCATGCTA ACCTGCCTTGTTTTAACTCTGTGTGCAGCTTTCTGG tggAAGAACTTTGGACTTGCtttattattttgcattttgcagATCTTGTCCTTTTCTTG GTACAGTCTGTCATACATCCCCTGTGTCAG GGAGGCAATCTTGAAAGGTGTGGCTCTCTGCATAAAGTGA